A portion of the Streptomyces sp. YPW6 genome contains these proteins:
- a CDS encoding trans-aconitate 2-methyltransferase, protein MSSHAGHGHHDTHAADIDWDVMGPLLEQEAELNATQYEEAARWIAALPTAPEVRRVLDVGSGPGVVSCLLAEVFPQAEVVAVDGTPALLERARNRARRLGVTDRFRTLEAELPADVDRLGEADLIWAGNSLHHLGDQRAALAGFAGLLRPGGTVALVEGGLPTRRLPRDIGLGRPGLEARMGAAAATRFEHMRSELPGAKRETEDWAALFTAVGLVPQGTRSFLLDLPAPVSRPVREHVVASITREREVLGDLLTAEDSAVLDRLLDPDDPEGLHHRPDVHLLAARTVHLGRRG, encoded by the coding sequence ATGAGCAGCCACGCCGGTCACGGCCACCACGACACGCACGCCGCCGACATCGACTGGGACGTCATGGGTCCCCTGCTGGAGCAGGAAGCCGAACTCAACGCCACGCAGTACGAGGAGGCCGCCCGCTGGATCGCCGCCCTGCCCACCGCGCCCGAGGTCCGTCGGGTCCTCGACGTCGGCAGCGGCCCCGGCGTCGTCTCCTGCCTGCTGGCCGAGGTCTTCCCGCAGGCCGAGGTGGTGGCCGTGGACGGCACGCCCGCGCTCCTGGAACGCGCGAGGAACCGAGCGCGACGCCTCGGGGTGACCGACCGCTTCCGGACGCTGGAGGCCGAACTCCCCGCGGATGTGGACCGGCTGGGCGAGGCCGACCTGATCTGGGCGGGCAACTCCCTGCACCACCTGGGCGACCAGCGCGCCGCGCTGGCGGGCTTCGCCGGGCTGCTGCGGCCCGGCGGCACGGTCGCGCTCGTCGAGGGAGGTCTGCCCACCCGGCGTCTGCCCCGTGACATCGGTCTCGGCCGGCCCGGTCTGGAGGCCCGGATGGGCGCGGCCGCCGCCACCCGCTTCGAGCACATGCGGTCCGAACTCCCCGGCGCGAAGCGGGAGACCGAGGACTGGGCCGCGCTCTTCACCGCGGTCGGCCTCGTCCCGCAGGGCACCCGCAGCTTCCTCCTCGACCTGCCCGCCCCCGTGTCCCGCCCGGTCCGCGAGCACGTCGTCGCGAGCATCACCCGCGAGCGAGAGGTGCTCGGCGATCTGCTGACCGCCGAGGACAGCGCCGTCCTGGACCGGCTGCTGGACCCCGACGACCCCGAGGGCCTGCACCACCGCCCCGACGTCCACCTGCTCGCCGCCCGCACGGTGCATCTGGGCCGCCGCGGCTGA
- a CDS encoding AraC family transcriptional regulator, producing MDPLAGLLDGPRARGAFLLRMVMEPPWAVRIEDRAPVCLMAVRRGEACVVPSDGGEPVRLGPGDVAVVRGPDPYTVADTPGTTPHARVGPGGVCTTLHGRPLAQDMVLNVRTWGNAADGSTAVLVGTYLLDGEISRRLLDALPPLLTVPVDARTLPLLDLLDTEIAQDEPGQRVVLDRLLDLLLIAVLRAWFARPGADAPAWYRALGDPVVGTALRLLQDDPAHPWTVASLAARAGVSRAGLARRFTELVGEPPMAYLTGRRLAVAADLLRESDATVETVARRVGYGTPFAFSAAFKRVRGLSPQEYRVRPPEDSPDLPDRQGTLPSGRPVRKLTS from the coding sequence ATGGACCCTCTCGCCGGACTTCTGGACGGACCCCGGGCCCGGGGCGCGTTCCTGCTCCGTATGGTGATGGAGCCGCCCTGGGCGGTACGGATCGAGGACCGGGCGCCGGTCTGCCTCATGGCGGTCCGGCGCGGGGAGGCCTGCGTCGTCCCGTCCGACGGAGGCGAACCCGTCCGGCTCGGGCCCGGGGACGTCGCGGTGGTCCGCGGCCCCGATCCGTACACCGTCGCCGACACACCCGGGACGACACCTCACGCACGCGTCGGACCCGGCGGCGTCTGCACCACGCTGCACGGCCGTCCGCTCGCGCAGGACATGGTGCTGAACGTACGGACCTGGGGGAACGCGGCCGACGGCTCCACGGCCGTCCTCGTCGGCACCTACCTGCTGGACGGCGAGATCAGCCGCCGCCTGCTGGACGCCCTGCCCCCGCTCCTCACCGTGCCCGTCGACGCGCGTACCCTGCCGCTGCTGGACCTCCTCGACACGGAGATCGCCCAGGACGAGCCGGGCCAGCGGGTCGTCCTGGACCGGCTGCTGGACCTGCTGCTCATCGCGGTGCTCCGCGCCTGGTTCGCCCGGCCCGGGGCCGACGCTCCCGCCTGGTACCGCGCACTGGGCGACCCGGTCGTGGGTACGGCGCTGCGACTGCTCCAGGACGACCCGGCCCACCCCTGGACCGTGGCGTCCCTCGCCGCCCGCGCCGGGGTGTCCCGTGCCGGTCTGGCCCGCCGGTTCACCGAACTGGTCGGGGAGCCGCCGATGGCGTACCTCACCGGCCGGCGGCTCGCCGTCGCGGCCGACCTGCTGCGCGAGAGCGATGCCACGGTGGAGACCGTGGCCCGGAGGGTCGGCTACGGCACCCCCTTCGCCTTCAGCGCCGCGTTCAAGCGCGTCAGGGGTCTCAGCCCGCAGGAGTACCGCGTCCGTCCGCCGGAAGACTCTCCCGATTTGCCGGACCGGCAAGGAACCTTGCCGAGCGGCCGGCCCGTGAGGAAGCTGACCTCATGA
- a CDS encoding NmrA family transcriptional regulator, translating into MTQNAYTRRDDSNRTLDSTGAYTDTDTDTDTDGNGNGSADGRGAGRMTGTVLVTSGTGKTGRRVVERLAALGVPVRSGSRTGEVPFDWQDDTGWEAALRGTEAAYVAYYPDLAVPGAAEAMAVFGRTAAASGVRRVVLLSGRGEPQAALAEEALRGAAGAVEVTVVRSAFFAQNFSEGALLDGVIGGELVFPAGTTAEPFLDLDDLADVVVAALTGDGHAGAVYELTGPRSLTFEEAAGVLGRAAGRPVRYVPVTGPAYASLLEEFGVPGPEAGFLAELFATLLDGHNAAPTDEVKRVLGREPKDFSGFASEAARNGAWHR; encoded by the coding sequence ATGACTCAGAACGCGTACACACGACGAGACGACAGCAACCGCACCCTTGACAGCACCGGTGCCTACACCGACACCGACACCGACACCGACACCGACGGGAACGGGAACGGCAGTGCCGACGGACGGGGTGCGGGCCGGATGACGGGCACGGTTCTGGTGACGAGCGGCACGGGGAAGACCGGCCGCCGGGTGGTGGAGCGGCTGGCGGCCCTCGGCGTGCCGGTCCGCTCGGGTTCACGTACCGGCGAGGTCCCGTTCGACTGGCAGGACGACACGGGGTGGGAGGCGGCGCTGCGCGGCACGGAGGCCGCCTATGTCGCGTACTACCCGGACCTGGCGGTACCCGGGGCGGCGGAGGCGATGGCCGTCTTCGGGCGGACCGCCGCGGCGAGCGGGGTACGCAGGGTGGTGCTGCTGTCGGGGCGCGGCGAGCCGCAGGCTGCCCTCGCCGAGGAGGCGCTGCGCGGGGCCGCGGGGGCGGTGGAGGTCACGGTCGTCCGGTCGGCGTTCTTCGCGCAGAACTTCAGCGAGGGGGCGCTGCTGGACGGGGTGATCGGCGGTGAGCTGGTCTTTCCCGCGGGCACGACGGCGGAACCCTTCCTGGATCTCGACGACCTGGCCGACGTGGTGGTGGCCGCGCTGACCGGGGACGGGCACGCGGGTGCGGTGTACGAGCTCACGGGGCCACGGTCCCTGACCTTCGAGGAGGCGGCCGGGGTGCTCGGCCGGGCGGCGGGCCGGCCGGTGCGGTACGTGCCGGTGACCGGTCCCGCGTATGCCTCGCTGCTGGAGGAATTCGGGGTGCCGGGGCCGGAGGCCGGATTCCTGGCCGAGTTGTTCGCCACGCTGCTGGACGGTCACAACGCGGCGCCGACGGACGAGGTGAAGCGGGTGCTGGGGCGGGAGCCGAAGGACTTCTCCGGCTTCGCGAGCGAGGCCGCTCGGAACGGGGCCTGGCACCGCTGA
- a CDS encoding LysR family transcriptional regulator, with amino-acid sequence MELELRHLRTVRAIADTGSLTKAAAALGLAQPALSAQLRRIEKALGGALFDRDHTGARATPLGELVLERARVVLPAVSELQAEAVRFANARGAPDRFRLGGTHGPLLGGLVDRMAAAHPASAVSTYTSWSVDEIASLVIDGRLDFALIGTCGESAPPMADRLVWEVVGVDPVFVMLPEDHPLAAEAELDLAALADECWADVPGDGCFADCFTAACARSGFTPVSVYETDTSSVVHLVQVGRAIGLCRATFPPTPGLVTRPLAGAPLSWRHLVGWHPHSPAADAAAGTVAGATREAYTEAVSRSPSYARWLGAHPRFGTVA; translated from the coding sequence ATGGAGCTGGAGTTGCGCCATCTGCGAACGGTCCGTGCGATAGCCGACACAGGGAGCCTCACCAAGGCCGCCGCCGCACTGGGGCTTGCCCAGCCCGCTCTCAGCGCTCAACTGCGGCGGATCGAGAAGGCCCTCGGCGGCGCCCTCTTCGATCGTGACCACACCGGAGCCCGGGCCACGCCGCTCGGCGAACTGGTGCTGGAGCGGGCCCGGGTGGTGCTGCCCGCCGTCAGTGAACTGCAGGCCGAGGCGGTGCGGTTCGCCAATGCCCGGGGGGCGCCGGACCGGTTCCGGCTGGGCGGCACGCACGGTCCGCTGCTCGGCGGTCTGGTGGACCGGATGGCCGCCGCGCACCCGGCGTCCGCGGTGTCGACGTACACCTCGTGGTCGGTGGACGAGATCGCCTCGCTGGTGATCGACGGGCGGCTCGACTTCGCGCTGATCGGGACGTGCGGTGAGAGCGCCCCGCCGATGGCGGACCGGCTGGTCTGGGAGGTCGTCGGGGTGGACCCGGTCTTCGTGATGCTTCCGGAGGACCACCCCCTGGCCGCCGAAGCGGAACTGGACCTGGCGGCGCTCGCGGACGAGTGCTGGGCGGACGTGCCCGGCGACGGCTGTTTCGCGGACTGCTTCACGGCGGCCTGCGCGCGGTCGGGCTTCACCCCGGTGTCGGTGTACGAGACGGACACCTCGTCCGTCGTCCACCTGGTGCAGGTGGGACGGGCGATCGGGCTGTGCCGGGCGACGTTCCCGCCGACGCCGGGCCTGGTGACCAGACCGCTGGCCGGGGCCCCGCTCAGCTGGCGTCACCTGGTGGGCTGGCACCCGCACTCCCCCGCCGCCGACGCGGCGGCGGGGACGGTGGCGGGGGCGACCCGCGAGGCGTACACGGAGGCGGTGTCTCGCAGCCCGAGCTACGCCCGGTGGCTCGGCGCGCACCCGCGGTTCGGCACGGTGGCCTGA
- a CDS encoding 4a-hydroxytetrahydrobiopterin dehydratase, whose protein sequence is MSAEPLSPSETESRLESLPGWTREGDRITRTFRLPSHFAAAALTVHIARIQDELNHHSDLTLGYNTVALAVHTHSAGGAITEKDLTLAARVAAVAPAHGAE, encoded by the coding sequence ATGAGCGCCGAACCGCTGTCGCCGTCCGAGACCGAAAGCCGGCTGGAGAGCCTGCCCGGCTGGACACGGGAAGGCGACCGGATCACCCGGACCTTCCGGCTGCCCTCCCACTTCGCCGCCGCCGCTCTGACGGTTCACATCGCGCGGATCCAGGACGAGCTGAACCACCATTCCGATCTGACGCTCGGCTACAACACGGTGGCCCTCGCCGTCCACACGCACTCCGCGGGCGGCGCGATCACCGAGAAGGACCTGACGCTCGCCGCCCGGGTGGCGGCCGTCGCACCGGCGCACGGAGCCGAATAG
- a CDS encoding helix-turn-helix domain-containing protein — MTTVLPDTGVGPLLRDWREQRRISQLELALRADSSARHISFIETGRSRPSEDMVLRLAEHLDIPVRERNALLVIAGYAPRFPQTSLDDPALASLRESLERLLAAYEPYPALVVDGTYGVVAANRGVALLLEGVPERLLTPPLNAIRLTLHPEGLAPRIVNLPEWRADLLAQMNRQIALVRSPALRELYDEVAAYPAPARTDGPSRAARGTGGAGRQEAGAAFALPMLLEHGGRVLSFVSSIATFNTPMDVTVAELAIETFLPADRETAAYLHAHVPS; from the coding sequence ATGACGACTGTCTTGCCCGACACGGGAGTAGGGCCGCTGCTGCGGGACTGGCGGGAGCAGCGGCGCATCAGCCAGTTGGAGCTGGCCCTGCGCGCGGACTCCTCGGCCCGCCACATCTCGTTCATCGAGACGGGCCGCTCCCGCCCCAGCGAGGACATGGTGCTGCGGCTGGCCGAACACCTGGACATCCCGGTCCGGGAACGCAACGCCCTCCTCGTGATCGCCGGTTACGCGCCGCGCTTCCCGCAGACGTCCCTCGACGACCCCGCGCTGGCCTCGCTGCGCGAGAGCCTGGAGAGGCTGCTCGCGGCGTACGAGCCCTACCCGGCCCTCGTGGTGGACGGCACCTACGGGGTGGTGGCGGCCAACCGCGGGGTCGCACTGCTGCTGGAAGGCGTACCGGAGAGGCTGCTGACCCCGCCGCTGAACGCCATACGGCTCACCCTCCACCCGGAGGGGCTCGCCCCGCGCATCGTGAACCTCCCCGAGTGGCGGGCGGACCTGCTGGCCCAGATGAACCGTCAGATCGCCCTCGTACGCTCACCGGCCCTGCGCGAGCTGTACGACGAGGTCGCCGCGTACCCGGCCCCCGCCCGGACCGACGGCCCGTCCCGCGCCGCCCGGGGGACGGGAGGCGCGGGACGGCAGGAGGCCGGTGCCGCGTTCGCGCTGCCGATGCTGCTCGAACACGGGGGCCGGGTCCTGTCGTTCGTGTCGTCGATCGCGACGTTCAACACGCCGATGGACGTGACGGTGGCCGAGCTGGCCATCGAGACGTTCCTCCCGGCGGACCGGGAGACCGCCGCCTATCTGCACGCCCACGTCCCGTCCTGA
- the secD gene encoding protein translocase subunit SecD: protein MTRTTAVRAVLAVAVLLVSVFITLTQSPRLGLDLQGGTRIVLQARDTATVEADRETTDRTLEVLRQRIDSLGVSEPTLTRSGEDRIIVELPDVQDPRQAAEVIGRTAQLTFHAVEGPGTGGPEEKAPDGETPEEKTPGGKTPQGATSDGKSPAPGSTTDSTGEPAPAPGSSTEPAPDSDPLTLPDEQGRLLDLGEPRLSGAGVEDASAAFDAQGGAGWTVSLEFRKGAGQDWRKLTGEAACHPAGDDRRRVAIVLDEKVISSPQVDPSVGCRAGLPSGATQITGSFSADEARDLALLIKGGALPVPVEIVEQRTVGPTLGAAAIDASAQAALIGAAATALFIIVVYRLFGALATLALGAYGVISYAALVALGVTLTLPGLAGFVLAIGMAVDANVLVFERAREECADRPDRSLRSALTTGFKKAWSAVADSNATTLIAAGLLFFLGSGPVKGFGVTLAIGVVASMFSALVIARVLTEIAANSRFVGDHRGVNGIARPGAVRTWLVRKDPQLFRKPVRWLVVSATLVVVAVAGIVVRGVDLGVEFTGGRLVEYSTSRPVDVETARDSLAAAGFGDAEVTTAGDGDLSVRTGKLDNDGEYALRSALAEEGGETTKLRDELIGPSLGDELRRNALIALGVAVAVQLAYLAVRFRWTFAVASVAAMAHDVVLVVGAFAWLGRPVDGIFLAALLTVIGYSVNDSVVVFDRVRELWGANRRTPLDTIARRAVLQTVPRTVNTGMGALFILAALAVLGGASLADFALALLIGIVVGTWSSMFTALPGALALERGAKAPPPAPGKGKGTSRGKAHATRRDPLDNGARV from the coding sequence ATGACTCGCACCACCGCGGTGCGAGCGGTTCTGGCTGTCGCCGTGCTGCTCGTCTCCGTGTTCATCACCCTGACCCAGTCGCCCAGACTCGGCCTCGATCTCCAGGGCGGCACCCGCATCGTGCTCCAGGCCCGGGACACCGCCACCGTCGAGGCGGACCGGGAGACCACCGACCGCACCCTTGAGGTGCTGCGGCAGCGGATCGACTCGCTGGGCGTCTCCGAACCGACCCTGACCCGGTCCGGCGAGGACCGGATCATCGTCGAGCTGCCCGACGTACAAGATCCGCGCCAGGCCGCCGAGGTGATCGGCCGGACGGCCCAACTCACCTTCCACGCGGTCGAGGGGCCGGGGACCGGCGGACCGGAGGAGAAGGCCCCGGACGGCGAGACGCCGGAGGAGAAGACCCCGGGCGGGAAGACCCCGCAGGGAGCGACCTCGGACGGGAAGAGCCCGGCCCCCGGCTCCACCACCGACTCCACCGGCGAACCCGCCCCGGCCCCCGGCTCCAGCACCGAACCCGCCCCCGACTCCGACCCTCTGACGCTCCCCGACGAGCAGGGCCGTCTCCTCGATCTCGGCGAACCCCGCCTGTCCGGCGCGGGCGTCGAGGACGCGAGCGCCGCGTTCGACGCTCAGGGGGGAGCGGGCTGGACCGTGTCGCTGGAGTTCCGCAAGGGCGCCGGGCAGGACTGGAGGAAGCTGACCGGCGAGGCCGCCTGCCACCCCGCCGGGGACGACCGGCGGAGGGTCGCCATCGTCCTCGACGAGAAGGTCATCTCCTCGCCGCAGGTCGACCCCTCGGTCGGCTGCCGGGCCGGACTGCCGTCCGGGGCCACCCAGATCACCGGGTCGTTCAGCGCGGACGAGGCGCGTGACCTGGCGTTGCTCATCAAGGGCGGAGCACTGCCTGTGCCCGTCGAGATCGTCGAGCAGCGGACCGTCGGCCCGACGCTCGGTGCGGCGGCCATCGACGCGAGCGCGCAGGCCGCCCTCATCGGAGCCGCCGCCACCGCGCTCTTCATCATCGTCGTCTACCGCCTCTTCGGCGCACTGGCCACCCTGGCACTGGGCGCGTACGGAGTGATCTCGTACGCCGCGCTCGTCGCTCTCGGCGTCACCCTGACCCTTCCCGGGCTCGCCGGGTTCGTCCTCGCGATCGGGATGGCGGTCGACGCGAACGTCCTGGTCTTCGAACGGGCCAGGGAGGAGTGCGCCGACCGGCCGGACCGCTCCCTGCGCTCCGCGCTGACCACCGGGTTCAAGAAGGCGTGGAGCGCGGTCGCCGACTCCAACGCGACCACGCTGATCGCGGCGGGGCTGCTCTTCTTCCTGGGCTCGGGCCCGGTCAAGGGCTTCGGCGTCACGCTCGCCATCGGGGTCGTCGCCTCGATGTTCTCCGCCCTGGTCATCGCCCGTGTGCTCACCGAGATCGCGGCGAACTCCCGCTTCGTCGGCGACCACCGGGGCGTCAACGGCATCGCGCGGCCCGGTGCCGTACGCACGTGGCTGGTCCGCAAGGACCCGCAGCTCTTCCGCAAGCCGGTGCGGTGGCTCGTCGTGTCGGCGACGCTGGTCGTCGTCGCGGTGGCCGGGATCGTGGTGCGCGGCGTCGACCTGGGCGTCGAGTTCACCGGGGGACGGCTGGTCGAGTACTCCACCAGCCGCCCGGTCGACGTCGAGACGGCCCGGGACAGCCTCGCCGCCGCCGGGTTCGGGGACGCCGAGGTCACCACGGCGGGCGACGGCGACCTGTCCGTCCGCACGGGAAAGCTCGACAACGACGGCGAGTACGCCCTGCGCTCCGCGCTCGCCGAGGAGGGCGGCGAGACGACGAAGCTGCGCGACGAACTGATCGGCCCGAGCCTCGGCGACGAACTGCGCCGCAACGCGCTGATCGCCCTGGGGGTCGCGGTGGCCGTGCAACTGGCCTACCTGGCGGTCCGGTTCCGCTGGACGTTCGCGGTGGCGTCCGTCGCGGCGATGGCCCACGACGTGGTCCTGGTGGTGGGCGCCTTCGCCTGGCTGGGGCGGCCGGTCGACGGCATCTTCCTGGCGGCCCTGCTCACCGTGATCGGCTACTCGGTCAACGACTCGGTGGTGGTCTTCGACCGGGTACGGGAACTGTGGGGGGCCAACCGGCGTACCCCGCTCGACACCATCGCCCGCCGCGCCGTCCTCCAGACCGTTCCCCGCACGGTGAACACCGGCATGGGAGCCCTGTTCATCCTGGCGGCCCTCGCGGTGCTGGGCGGGGCTTCGCTGGCCGACTTCGCGCTCGCCCTGCTCATCGGCATCGTCGTCGGCACCTGGTCCTCGATGTTCACCGCCCTGCCCGGGGCCCTCGCCCTGGAGCGCGGAGCGAAGGCCCCGCCGCCCGCTCCGGGGAAGGGGAAGGGCACGTCGCGCGGGAAAGCCCACGCGACACGCCGTGACCCGCTCGACAACGGAGCCCGCGTCTGA